The Verrucomicrobium spinosum DSM 4136 = JCM 18804 genome includes a region encoding these proteins:
- the asnS gene encoding asparagine--tRNA ligase, with translation MVTPNIRSLLASKEPVQDVTVQGWVRTRRDSKACTFIELNDGSCLRGLQVVADNSLACAGLYPRVLTGASVRVTGDLVASPGGKQAFEILAKNVEIIGESDGTYVLQKKGHTPEFLRSISHLRPRTNLLGSVFRVRSRMAFAIHKFFQEQDFFYVHTPIITSSDCEGAGEMFRVTTLPQGGAAKPEEDFFGKPTFLTVSGQLQGEVFACALSKIYTFGPTFRAENSNTARHAAEFWMIEPEMAFYDLQADMGLAEANVKYLLKSLFETCGEELEFFNKFVDTGLIARLQHTLDKPFQRVSYTDAVDLLLKSGRKFEYPVEWGQNLQSEHERFLAEEHFQSPVTVFNYPRSLKPFYMRQNDDGRTVAAMDVLVPGIGEIIGGSQREERLDLLEQAMAAHGLSEENYRWYADLRRFGTVPHAGYGMGFERFLMFATGVSNIRDVIPFARTPGHAEF, from the coding sequence ATGGTCACTCCCAACATTCGCAGCCTCCTCGCTTCCAAGGAACCGGTTCAGGACGTCACGGTGCAGGGCTGGGTGCGAACCCGGCGGGACTCCAAGGCCTGCACCTTCATCGAACTCAACGACGGCTCGTGCCTGCGTGGGTTGCAGGTCGTGGCGGACAACTCCCTGGCCTGCGCGGGGCTCTACCCTCGCGTCCTCACGGGAGCTTCCGTTCGCGTCACGGGTGACCTGGTGGCCTCCCCGGGCGGCAAGCAGGCCTTTGAGATCCTGGCCAAGAACGTGGAGATCATCGGTGAGTCTGATGGCACCTATGTCCTGCAAAAGAAGGGGCATACCCCAGAGTTCCTTCGCTCCATCTCCCATTTGCGTCCACGGACGAACCTTCTCGGCAGCGTCTTCCGTGTGCGCAGCCGCATGGCGTTTGCCATCCACAAGTTCTTCCAGGAGCAGGATTTCTTTTATGTGCACACCCCCATCATCACCAGCAGCGACTGCGAAGGTGCGGGTGAGATGTTTCGCGTGACCACACTCCCACAAGGCGGCGCAGCGAAGCCGGAGGAAGACTTCTTTGGCAAGCCCACGTTCCTGACGGTGAGCGGTCAGCTCCAAGGTGAGGTGTTCGCCTGCGCCCTCAGCAAAATCTACACCTTCGGGCCCACATTCCGGGCCGAGAACTCCAACACGGCACGGCATGCAGCGGAATTCTGGATGATCGAGCCGGAAATGGCCTTCTATGATTTGCAGGCTGATATGGGCCTGGCCGAGGCCAATGTGAAGTACCTCCTGAAATCGCTCTTTGAGACATGCGGCGAGGAGCTGGAGTTCTTCAACAAGTTCGTGGACACCGGTCTCATTGCCAGACTCCAACACACTTTGGACAAGCCCTTCCAACGTGTCAGTTACACGGATGCGGTGGACCTCCTGCTCAAATCAGGGCGCAAGTTCGAGTACCCGGTTGAATGGGGGCAAAACCTCCAGTCTGAGCATGAACGCTTCCTGGCAGAAGAGCATTTCCAGAGTCCGGTGACGGTCTTCAACTACCCCCGCAGCCTGAAGCCCTTCTACATGCGGCAGAATGATGATGGCCGCACCGTCGCCGCCATGGACGTACTGGTCCCCGGAATTGGCGAGATCATTGGCGGCAGTCAGCGCGAGGAGCGGTTGGATCTTCTTGAGCAGGCGATGGCTGCCCATGGTCTGAGTGAGGAGAACTACCGCTGGTATGCGGATCTTCGACGCTTTGGCACCGTGCCTCACGCCGGTTATGGCATGGGATTTGAGCGTTTCCTCATGTTCGCCACCGGCGTAAGCAACATCCGCGATGTCATTCCCTTTGCCCGGACGCCCGGGCACGCGGAGTTCTGA
- a CDS encoding glycosyltransferase family 4 protein, translated as MAVYPIVTDLSCLSRPMRIIHLTPGTGSFHCGSCLRDNALIKALRARGHDAMIIPLYLPLVTDAEEANPEQAVKVGGVSLYLQQRLPGFRFLPRFLRTWLDGEKLLRWASRFMGMTSARDLGEMTVGSLLGEGGRQWSEWDRLIQWLETEGRPEVVSLSNSLLIGLAPALARRVKVPVVVSLQGEDSFLDTLTEPYRTQAWDLMQKNAQSVARFISPSDFYAKVMAERLAVPGHKISVVYNGLNYEGWSHDRREPETPTVGYLARMIHGKGLTTLVDAFIELDRRGRVPGVKLRIAGAKTPADDKYIEGLQSKLASAGLAERVTWEPNVSFEEKTRFLHEVTVFSVPATYGEAFGLYVVEAQAAGLPVVQPRHGAFPELLEITLGGELCDPDDVKSLSQTLEKVLVDHEHRAALSQKGRENTRRRFSAERMAADFDKVLKSVVQ; from the coding sequence TTGGCCGTTTACCCTATCGTCACCGACCTTTCCTGCCTGTCCCGCCCGATGCGCATCATTCATCTCACGCCTGGCACCGGTTCCTTTCACTGCGGAAGCTGTCTGCGAGACAATGCCCTCATCAAGGCGCTCAGAGCCCGGGGGCATGATGCGATGATCATCCCGCTCTACCTCCCGCTGGTGACAGATGCGGAGGAGGCGAACCCCGAGCAGGCGGTGAAGGTGGGGGGAGTTTCCTTGTACTTGCAGCAGCGTCTGCCCGGATTCCGGTTTCTGCCGCGTTTTCTGCGCACTTGGCTGGATGGTGAGAAGCTTCTGCGCTGGGCCTCGCGGTTCATGGGTATGACCAGCGCCCGCGACCTGGGTGAGATGACCGTGGGCAGCCTGCTGGGCGAGGGGGGGCGTCAATGGTCAGAGTGGGATCGCCTCATTCAATGGCTGGAGACCGAGGGCAGGCCCGAGGTGGTCTCCCTTTCCAACTCCCTGCTGATTGGGCTGGCTCCCGCGCTGGCTCGCCGGGTCAAGGTGCCAGTGGTCGTTTCCCTCCAGGGTGAGGATTCCTTCCTGGACACGCTCACTGAACCTTATCGCACGCAGGCCTGGGATCTCATGCAGAAGAACGCCCAGTCTGTAGCGCGTTTTATCTCCCCCAGTGACTTCTACGCAAAAGTGATGGCCGAACGTCTTGCGGTCCCGGGGCACAAGATTAGCGTGGTGTACAACGGGCTGAATTACGAGGGCTGGTCGCATGACCGCCGCGAGCCGGAGACGCCTACCGTCGGCTATCTGGCCCGTATGATCCACGGAAAGGGGCTCACCACTCTGGTGGATGCATTCATCGAACTTGACCGCCGTGGGAGGGTGCCCGGCGTGAAGCTGCGCATCGCAGGCGCGAAGACTCCGGCGGACGACAAGTACATTGAAGGGCTGCAGTCCAAGCTGGCCTCTGCCGGTCTTGCTGAACGCGTCACTTGGGAGCCGAACGTGAGTTTCGAGGAAAAAACCAGGTTTCTTCACGAGGTCACCGTCTTCTCCGTGCCGGCCACCTATGGTGAAGCCTTCGGTCTGTATGTTGTGGAAGCCCAGGCGGCCGGTCTGCCTGTCGTGCAGCCAAGGCACGGGGCATTCCCGGAGTTGTTGGAAATCACCCTGGGTGGCGAGTTGTGTGATCCAGATGATGTGAAGAGTCTCAGCCAGACTCTGGAGAAGGTTTTGGTGGATCACGAGCACCGGGCAGCACTGAGCCAAAAGGGAAGGGAGAATACTCGCAGGCGATTTAGTGCGGAGAGGATGGCGGCGGACTTTGACAAAGTGCTGAAGTCTGTGGTGCAGTGA
- a CDS encoding M48 family metallopeptidase, whose product MKFRSILDESMAPTMHSAYENAYSGGRRPQMSGCGMRVAIGLAIAAFALFSYFGSTSSETNNFTGRNQRLKLNPQEEIQLGLASRQKMAAMHGGLSKDVQAREFVNRVGQKLVRDTDADETAYKFEFHLLADRNTVNAFALPGGQIFITEALFRLLKTEDELAGVLGHEIGHVVGRHSSEQIAKSELVGGLTTAFVVASSDGSSNTNAQLAQLVNQVVNTKYGRDDELESDRLGVKFLYEAGYNPEALIKVMEILKRASGGGGGPPEFLSTHPSSENRIEQIKAEIAKIRATGGQ is encoded by the coding sequence ATGAAATTCCGGAGCATCCTGGACGAGTCGATGGCACCCACCATGCACAGTGCGTATGAGAACGCATACAGCGGAGGGCGTCGGCCGCAGATGTCCGGGTGCGGCATGAGAGTAGCCATCGGCCTGGCCATTGCTGCCTTTGCGCTTTTCAGTTACTTCGGGAGCACCAGTTCAGAGACCAACAACTTCACTGGTCGCAACCAACGGCTGAAGCTGAATCCCCAGGAGGAGATTCAACTCGGCCTGGCCTCGCGGCAAAAGATGGCTGCCATGCATGGCGGGCTCTCCAAAGATGTTCAGGCCAGGGAATTCGTCAACCGCGTGGGACAGAAGCTGGTACGGGACACGGATGCCGACGAGACCGCGTACAAGTTTGAATTCCATCTGCTGGCGGATCGCAACACGGTAAATGCCTTCGCACTCCCTGGGGGCCAGATCTTCATCACGGAGGCGCTTTTCCGCCTGCTCAAGACGGAGGACGAATTGGCTGGGGTGCTGGGGCATGAGATTGGCCATGTGGTGGGGCGGCATAGCTCCGAGCAGATCGCCAAATCCGAGCTCGTCGGCGGTCTGACCACGGCCTTCGTTGTAGCCTCCAGTGATGGCTCCAGCAACACCAATGCCCAGTTGGCTCAACTGGTGAACCAGGTGGTGAACACCAAATATGGCCGCGATGATGAACTCGAGTCCGACCGGCTGGGGGTGAAGTTCCTCTATGAAGCAGGCTACAACCCCGAGGCTCTTATCAAGGTGATGGAGATCCTCAAGCGGGCCAGCGGGGGAGGAGGCGGGCCACCTGAGTTCCTCAGCACCCACCCCAGCTCCGAGAATCGGATTGAGCAGATTAAAGCAGAAATCGCCAAAATTCGCGCCACCGGTGGGCAGTGA
- a CDS encoding DUF1501 domain-containing protein yields the protein MLDRRHFLQTTACGFGSLALAAMAQGAPNPLAARHTHFPPKAKRVIFLFMAGGVSHVDSFDYKPRLIRDNGKMMEFEDQRAIAKTGMGAAQRIMQPLWEFKQQGESGRWTSSLFPHMSQKVDEMCFVHSMHTEGVAHGPATLFLHTGTTNFIRPSMGSWISYGLGTENENLPSFVSISPSLSNGGPRNYGTAFLPAVHQGTTLGRAGQPAREATIRNLRNPLLTPEQQRRQFDLLRSLNDEQMRRATSLEQGQADAELDAVINSYELAWRLQTNAPDTLDVTRESPATLDLYGINEKVSENFGRQCLMARKLAESGVRYIQVNYTDNSNNPAWDQHSNLSKHADHAAAVDKPIAGLLADLKQRGLLEDTLVWWGGEFGRTPYAERNGTGRDHNPVGFTQWLAGAGVKAGYAHGATDDFGHFAVQDKVHMHDMHATILHLLGLDHEKLTFRYAGRDFRLTDVHGHVVNELLT from the coding sequence ATGCTTGACCGCCGCCACTTCCTCCAGACCACCGCCTGTGGTTTTGGCTCCCTGGCTCTTGCCGCCATGGCCCAGGGCGCCCCCAATCCTCTTGCCGCCCGGCACACGCACTTCCCTCCCAAGGCGAAACGGGTCATCTTCCTGTTCATGGCTGGCGGCGTGAGTCATGTGGACTCCTTTGACTACAAACCCCGGCTCATCCGCGACAATGGCAAGATGATGGAGTTCGAGGATCAACGAGCCATTGCCAAGACCGGCATGGGCGCCGCCCAGCGCATCATGCAGCCACTCTGGGAGTTCAAGCAGCAGGGCGAATCCGGACGCTGGACCTCCAGCCTCTTCCCGCACATGTCCCAGAAGGTGGATGAGATGTGCTTCGTCCACTCCATGCACACCGAAGGCGTCGCCCATGGTCCGGCCACTCTTTTTCTGCATACGGGCACCACGAATTTCATCCGTCCGAGCATGGGCTCTTGGATCAGCTACGGGTTGGGCACGGAGAATGAAAACCTGCCTTCCTTCGTCAGCATCAGCCCCAGTCTGAGCAACGGCGGCCCGCGCAACTACGGCACCGCTTTCCTGCCCGCCGTACATCAGGGCACCACTCTGGGCCGCGCCGGGCAACCCGCCCGGGAAGCCACCATCCGGAACCTGCGCAACCCCCTGCTCACACCAGAGCAACAGCGGCGGCAGTTCGACCTGCTGCGCTCCCTCAATGATGAGCAGATGCGTCGTGCCACGTCCTTGGAACAAGGTCAGGCGGACGCAGAACTCGATGCGGTCATCAACTCCTACGAACTCGCCTGGCGTCTCCAGACGAACGCGCCTGACACCCTCGACGTGACCCGCGAGTCCCCCGCCACCTTGGACCTGTACGGGATCAATGAAAAGGTCAGTGAAAATTTCGGCCGCCAGTGCCTCATGGCCCGCAAGCTCGCCGAGTCTGGCGTGCGCTACATCCAGGTGAACTACACAGACAATTCCAACAACCCCGCCTGGGACCAACATTCCAATCTGTCCAAGCATGCCGACCACGCCGCCGCGGTGGACAAGCCCATCGCAGGGCTGCTGGCAGATCTGAAGCAGCGTGGGCTGCTGGAAGACACTCTCGTCTGGTGGGGCGGTGAATTTGGCCGAACCCCCTATGCCGAGCGCAACGGCACGGGACGCGATCACAACCCCGTGGGCTTCACCCAATGGCTCGCTGGTGCTGGCGTGAAGGCTGGCTATGCCCACGGTGCCACCGATGACTTCGGCCACTTCGCAGTGCAGGACAAGGTGCACATGCACGACATGCACGCGACGATCCTGCATCTACTGGGACTGGATCACGAGAAGCTCACGTTCAGATACGCTGGGCGCGATTTCCGACTTACGGACGTGCACGGACACGTGGTGAACGAGTTGTTGACGTAG
- a CDS encoding DUF1553 domain-containing protein, with protein MAKHSIHPSVGRPARAPKALAAASRPHLLLAGAALALTGTASGAAPAEQMEFFEKKVRPLLVDKCYSCHSPEHKVKGGLRLDTREGWVTGGDSGPALLPHQPETSLFMSAVGYTNRDLKMPPKQKLSDEEIAVFRDWIAMGAPDPRTGTPETAKPASKGMSIEEGRKFWAFLPPIKPPLPTVKDSSWPTTDADRFVLAGLESAGMEHAADAPLEVLARRLYFDLTGMPPTTGELHEFQQMAGQTQEAALATYGGIVDRLLSSPRFGERWGRHWLDLARFAESSGGGRTLPFKDAWRYRDYVIESLNQDMPLDRFVSEQLAGDLMPAATPADRRRQLTATGFLVLGPTNYEEQDKQLLRMDIVDEQMDTMGRAFLGMTLSCARCHDHKFDPIPASDYYALAGIFRSTRTLKNYKDNVAHWIDTPLPMEGEEETQLQAHEARLEKLTADVATAKKRIKKLSPKVEAKDAKARPVAPDELPGVVVDDTQATVVGTWKTSTRYPTYVGDGYLHDQNEDKGAKTLTFTPKVPRDGRYEVWLSYTALNDRADNVPVTILHADGEETLRVDQRAEPTVNGRFVSLGQYRFVAGGEGYVLISNDATNGIVTADAVVFVPLDELAKLQTTGAPASADSTGTVHTQLHAAQAQLKDLEKELKQLQASPLARPEAMTVQDDSEPEDCKIHVRGSIRNLGAEVPRGFLKVAQHGPAPEIPDAESGRRQLAEWVANRNNPLTARVLVNRTWMWLHGEGLVRTVDNFGTTGEKPTHPELLDALAVEFMEDGWSLKRLVKRLVIGRTYRMASTGPDASLQADPDNRHWWRQNRRRMDAESIRDSILAMSGQLDPKVGGPNVKADAIDSNSGAAQNLEYNYVFTDVRRSVYTPAFRNKRLELFETFDFADINQPIGRRSSSTVAPQALYFLNHPFMLEQSRLAAQRLVSTQSSDEALVRQAYREILARSPGPRELRLALDFVTVSASEQDAEARRLDNWSLLIQTLFASVDFRYLN; from the coding sequence ATGGCAAAACACAGCATCCATCCTTCTGTTGGCCGCCCCGCCAGGGCACCCAAGGCGCTTGCCGCAGCCAGCCGTCCCCACCTTCTCCTGGCGGGAGCCGCCCTGGCCCTCACGGGCACAGCCTCCGGGGCGGCTCCGGCAGAACAAATGGAGTTCTTCGAAAAGAAGGTGCGCCCGCTTCTGGTGGACAAGTGCTACAGCTGCCACAGCCCGGAGCACAAGGTCAAGGGCGGTCTGCGCCTGGATACGCGGGAGGGCTGGGTGACCGGCGGAGATTCTGGGCCGGCCCTGCTGCCCCACCAGCCGGAGACCAGCCTCTTCATGTCTGCCGTTGGCTACACGAACCGCGACCTGAAAATGCCCCCCAAGCAGAAGCTTTCGGACGAGGAAATAGCAGTGTTCCGCGACTGGATCGCGATGGGGGCTCCGGACCCGCGGACAGGGACACCGGAAACGGCCAAACCGGCGAGCAAGGGCATGTCGATCGAAGAGGGCCGGAAGTTCTGGGCCTTTCTCCCGCCCATCAAACCACCGTTGCCGACAGTGAAGGACTCCTCCTGGCCAACCACAGATGCAGATCGCTTTGTGCTGGCGGGCCTGGAATCCGCCGGAATGGAGCACGCCGCCGATGCCCCCCTGGAGGTGCTGGCACGCCGGCTCTACTTTGACCTCACCGGCATGCCCCCCACGACGGGAGAGTTGCACGAATTCCAGCAAATGGCCGGACAGACGCAAGAGGCTGCACTTGCCACCTACGGAGGCATTGTGGACCGCCTGCTCTCCTCACCCCGCTTTGGCGAGCGCTGGGGCCGCCACTGGCTGGATCTGGCAAGGTTCGCGGAAAGCAGCGGTGGAGGCCGCACCCTCCCCTTCAAGGATGCCTGGCGCTACCGTGACTATGTGATCGAGAGCCTCAACCAGGACATGCCACTGGACCGCTTCGTCTCTGAACAGCTGGCCGGGGATCTAATGCCTGCGGCCACCCCGGCAGATCGCCGTCGGCAGCTCACGGCCACGGGATTCCTGGTTCTGGGCCCCACAAACTATGAAGAGCAGGACAAGCAACTCCTGCGCATGGACATCGTGGATGAGCAGATGGATACGATGGGCCGCGCCTTCCTGGGCATGACCCTGAGTTGCGCCCGTTGCCACGATCACAAGTTCGACCCCATCCCGGCCAGTGACTACTACGCGCTGGCGGGCATCTTCCGCAGCACCCGCACGCTGAAGAACTACAAAGACAACGTGGCGCACTGGATCGACACCCCCCTGCCCATGGAGGGTGAGGAGGAGACACAACTACAGGCCCATGAAGCCCGGCTGGAGAAGCTCACTGCCGATGTGGCCACTGCGAAAAAGCGCATCAAGAAGCTGTCTCCCAAGGTGGAAGCCAAAGATGCAAAGGCCCGCCCCGTCGCACCGGATGAGCTGCCCGGCGTGGTCGTGGATGACACCCAGGCGACAGTGGTGGGCACTTGGAAAACATCGACACGCTATCCCACCTACGTGGGAGATGGCTACCTGCATGATCAGAACGAGGACAAAGGTGCCAAAACGCTGACCTTCACGCCCAAGGTGCCCCGCGACGGGCGTTATGAGGTGTGGCTCTCCTACACGGCCCTCAACGACCGCGCCGACAACGTGCCGGTGACGATCCTTCATGCCGATGGCGAGGAGACGTTGCGCGTGGATCAACGGGCAGAACCCACCGTCAACGGTCGCTTTGTGTCGCTGGGACAATATCGGTTCGTGGCCGGTGGCGAAGGTTATGTGCTGATATCGAATGATGCCACCAACGGCATCGTCACGGCAGATGCCGTGGTCTTCGTTCCACTGGATGAACTTGCCAAACTACAGACGACGGGTGCTCCTGCTAGCGCAGACAGCACTGGCACCGTCCACACTCAACTCCATGCCGCGCAGGCCCAGCTCAAAGACCTGGAGAAGGAATTGAAGCAGCTCCAGGCCTCTCCTCTGGCCCGTCCTGAGGCCATGACGGTACAGGACGACAGCGAACCGGAGGACTGCAAGATCCACGTCCGTGGCAGCATCCGCAATCTGGGCGCGGAAGTGCCCCGCGGTTTCCTGAAGGTGGCGCAACATGGCCCGGCCCCGGAGATCCCAGACGCAGAGAGCGGGCGCAGACAACTCGCGGAATGGGTGGCAAACCGGAACAACCCACTCACCGCCCGTGTGCTGGTGAATCGCACGTGGATGTGGCTGCATGGCGAAGGCCTGGTGCGCACAGTGGACAACTTTGGCACGACGGGTGAAAAACCCACCCACCCTGAACTTTTGGATGCGCTGGCAGTCGAGTTTATGGAGGATGGCTGGAGCCTGAAGCGTCTGGTCAAACGGCTTGTCATCGGTCGCACCTATCGCATGGCCTCGACGGGGCCGGACGCGAGTCTTCAGGCGGATCCAGACAATCGGCACTGGTGGCGGCAAAACCGCCGTCGCATGGATGCTGAATCCATTCGCGACTCCATACTGGCGATGAGCGGCCAACTGGACCCCAAGGTGGGCGGACCGAACGTCAAGGCAGATGCCATCGATTCCAACTCCGGGGCTGCGCAGAACCTTGAGTACAACTACGTCTTCACAGACGTGCGACGCAGCGTTTACACCCCGGCCTTCCGCAACAAGCGCCTGGAACTCTTTGAGACCTTTGACTTTGCGGATATCAACCAGCCCATCGGTCGTCGCAGCAGCAGCACGGTGGCCCCGCAGGCACTCTATTTCCTAAACCACCCTTTCATGCTGGAGCAGTCCCGGCTGGCGGCGCAACGCCTCGTCTCCACCCAATCGAGTGATGAGGCCCTGGTCCGGCAGGCCTACCGGGAAATCCTGGCCCGATCACCCGGCCCGCGTGAACTGCGCCTGGCGCTCGATTTTGTCACCGTCTCCGCCTCCGAGCAGGACGCCGAAGCGCGCCGTCTCGACAACTGGTCCCTCCTCATCCAGACGCTCTTCGCCTCTGTGGACTTCCGCTATCTCAACTGA
- the rplS gene encoding 50S ribosomal protein L19 — MSIIAKIEQEQLKSTIPAFNVGDSVKVHTRVIEGEKERIQIFAGIVIARKGRGLNKAFTVRKISNGEGVERVFPLHTPKIAKIEIVRQGKVRRARLHYLRGRLGKEAVTVKERANERPSAES, encoded by the coding sequence ATGAGCATTATCGCCAAGATCGAACAAGAACAACTGAAGTCGACCATCCCCGCATTCAATGTGGGTGACAGCGTCAAAGTCCATACCCGCGTTATTGAGGGCGAGAAAGAGCGTATCCAGATTTTCGCCGGTATCGTCATCGCCCGTAAAGGTCGCGGTCTCAATAAGGCTTTTACGGTTCGCAAAATCTCCAACGGTGAAGGCGTCGAGCGCGTGTTCCCCCTTCACACCCCCAAGATCGCCAAGATCGAGATCGTCCGTCAGGGCAAGGTGCGTCGCGCCCGTCTGCACTACCTCCGTGGCCGCCTCGGCAAGGAAGCTGTGACGGTGAAAGAGCGCGCCAACGAACGCCCCAGCGCCGAAAGCTAA
- a CDS encoding protein-disulfide reductase DsbD domain-containing protein: MPAFSFISPLPTLLAFPAALVLTLAGSPARAAEPLDVTLVANVTQVQPGVPFYAGLHLVHREGYHTYWKFPGIVGVPTSMDWTLPPGWKAEDITWPEPKQVHMFQIRAQGYHGDMLLPVLLTPPKDLVPGTKVTLKGKTSWMCCGRDCNPGFNDLTLDLPVAAAGAAPETLVDTKWQERFAAALASSPKPLKGWIIAASRDDKSVVVNLTPTGEDIPKGKIKDVLFFTDDGLVNADKDQVLEQLPNGALRLTLEVSQYAEQPLAKRLVGVLQSKQGWDAKGTNSVAIDVPLIVLEPVDP; the protein is encoded by the coding sequence ATGCCTGCCTTCTCCTTCATCTCCCCCCTCCCCACCCTCCTGGCGTTTCCCGCCGCTCTGGTTCTCACCCTTGCTGGGTCCCCGGCGCGTGCCGCCGAGCCTTTGGACGTGACCTTGGTGGCGAATGTGACCCAGGTGCAGCCCGGCGTGCCCTTCTACGCCGGGCTGCACCTGGTGCATCGCGAGGGCTACCATACCTATTGGAAGTTCCCCGGCATTGTTGGGGTGCCCACCAGTATGGATTGGACCCTCCCTCCCGGCTGGAAGGCAGAGGACATCACCTGGCCCGAGCCGAAGCAGGTCCACATGTTTCAGATCCGGGCGCAAGGGTACCACGGGGACATGCTCCTGCCTGTGCTTCTTACGCCACCCAAGGATCTGGTGCCCGGAACAAAGGTTACCCTAAAGGGCAAGACCTCCTGGATGTGCTGCGGTCGGGACTGCAATCCCGGGTTCAATGATTTAACTCTTGATCTGCCCGTGGCGGCAGCGGGCGCGGCCCCGGAGACCTTGGTGGATACGAAGTGGCAGGAGCGCTTCGCCGCCGCCCTGGCCTCCAGCCCCAAGCCGCTCAAGGGATGGATCATCGCAGCGAGCCGGGATGACAAGAGTGTTGTCGTCAACCTGACGCCAACTGGCGAAGACATCCCAAAAGGCAAGATCAAAGACGTGCTGTTCTTCACCGATGACGGTCTGGTGAATGCCGACAAAGATCAGGTGCTGGAGCAACTCCCCAATGGAGCCCTGAGGCTGACCCTTGAGGTTTCCCAATATGCCGAGCAACCCTTGGCCAAACGACTGGTGGGCGTGTTGCAGTCAAAACAGGGTTGGGATGCAAAAGGCACGAACTCCGTGGCGATTGATGTGCCGTTGATCGTCCTCGAACCGGTGGATCCATAG